The stretch of DNA CGGCGGTACATCTCATCCACGTTGGCCACCAGATCGAGAATATCGCCATCATCAAAAATGCAGCGCCATTGGGGATCGAGCGGCACCATTTCGAGATAGTCTTCGAGTGGTCGCCCAGCCTCAGCGAAAATTCTCTTGAGGACAGAAGGAAGCGTTAAAATTGTCGGGCCCATGTCAAACCGGAAGCCCGCTTCATTCAGCACAGCGGCCTTACCACCAGACCACTCATTCTGTTCGAAGACCGCGACCTGGTAACCTCGCGCAGCCAATGTACAGGCTGCTGCCAATCCACCAAGACCAGCCCCGACGACTGCAACCTGCTGCGTTGTTTGATTAATCATCTATGGCTCAACTTTTGAAGAGTTCTTTTCGTTTGCCAGATTATAGCCAGCATCAACACTTTAGAACTGTGATGTTATGAACAACTCTGCGAAAGAATCTGACAAAACCACTGCTTCTTCCCAAATATCCAACGGAGACAACCCACGCAATCTTCCATGGATTGCGGAGTTTATCTGCTCCATAGATTTTTGAGCAATTGCCACAACCCCTCTCGTGCTGTCGCTCCTGCACCATGGCACCAGCTGGCCAATCCTGAAAGCAGATTTTCAGAAACCTTAACACCCAGATGCGGCTTCCATCGTCCTTGGGGGGACACAATTACCTGTAAGGTCGTCAACTCCATGAGACCGGCAATTCCCCGCGTTCGACCATAGCCACTCGATCGATTTCCGCCAAAGGCCACTCGAGGATCTGCTGTCGGTGCAATGAGATCATTGATGACCACACATCCAGTCGAGAGTTGTCGAGCCAGATGCATGGCTTTTTCCGCTCCGCCAAAGATCGAAGCTGACAACGCATGGTCTGATTTCCGATCCTCTGCAAGCAGTTCCTCAATCGACTGATACTCGAACACAGTCGCCACCGGGACGAACAAATCACTGTGCAATACAGCGGCATCAGCAGCAAGATTCCCCAGAAGTACCGGTTGCCAGTCTTTCTCCTGACTCCAGGAACCTGCCAGAACTTGCCCACCCTGGGCCACTGTTTGTTCAAGGGTCTGCATCGCTGGTTCTGCATGAACACGATCCACTGCGCACGAACCTCCTCGAAGGCCGACTTCCTGCTGGAACAGATTCACCAGTTCATTGAGCCGGCCTTGAGGGCAATAAATTCTGCGTGGAGCCATGCACGTCGCTCCGCCATTGATCATCAGACCAAACGCGAGACATTGAGCTGCCAATTGAAAATTGGCATCCGGGAGCAAGTACAACGCATCACGACCGGAGAGCTCGAATGTGCCGGGTATGAGTTGCTCACTGGCTAACTTCAAAACGGCCTGGCCACCGGCGACGGAACCTGTCATGACGACAAAATCTGGTCGTTGTGCAAGAACCTCGGCCACCTCGGCATGGCTCTCACCTGTCACATACATCAGGTCATCCGGCAGACCCGCTTCCACCAGCAGTCGTTTCAACAAATCAGAAACCGGCTGCGCCAGTCGTCCGGGTTTTAAGATGATCCCGTTACCCGCCATAAGCCCTTGAAGAACCTGTACTCCGGGCAGAAAGAGCGGATAGTTGGATGGCCCCACAACCAGAACAATGCCGTGAGGCTGGCGAAGTTCCCAAACTTTCGCACCTGGCATCCAGAGCGGTTGACCGCGTCTTGAGAGTTTTTTGGGCGAAAGTGCCCGCCCCGCCATCAGTTCCAGAAACTGGCACGCTTCGGCTAATGGAAGAATTTCCGCAGTCAGCGTCTCAAGAGATTGCCTTTGAGGAATCGTGATCGTATCAATGATTTCTTGCTGCGAACTCACAAGAAGATGGCGAAATCGCCGGAAGATACGGGCTTTTTCTGCAATTGAGCGACGACTCCATTCCTGCTGTGCATGTCGTAGTTGAGGCATCACATCAGTTAGAGCCACAGATCTATCCCGAAAAACCCATCGACCTCATCATTCGACTCGATATCCAGCCTTTAACCTATCGAAGTCTTGCTGTCGGGGGCAGAGGTCAGTTGATGAATTTCATGATGGCTGCGACATGTGGCCAGACTTTCAACCATTTGTACCTGCTCAACCGTAACCGTGTGATCAGCGAATATCGGTTGGGCAGCCTGCTGAGCTGGCGAATCGATAGCCGGGAAGGAAACATTTTGTTCGCCAAGATCTTCCAACAGGAGCTTTGAGGTGATTCTCGCTGATTCGTAGATAACGGGCAATCCGCTGCCAGGGTGAGTTCCTCCACCCACCAGATAGACACCGGGAATATCAGCAAATCGATTTCGGGGCCTCAGATGCAGCATCTGCTGGAGGTTATGTGCCAGGTTGAAGGTGGCACCACGATAGATTTCGAAGTCTTCATCCCAGTTTCGGGGTGTGACGATCTTCTCGTAGCGAATTCTCGATTCGATGTCTTTCAGGCCAAATTTCGATTTGAGCTGCTCAATCACGACTGCTCGAAACTTTGCCTGCTGCTCGGGCCACTGAATGTTTTGGTGCTGGTGCGAAACGGGGACCAGCACGTAAAGGGTGCTGTGTCCCGCGGGAGCCAGTGAGTCGTCTGTCACGCTGGCATTCTGCACATAAATTGAAGGGTCTTTGGAGAGGATATGCCGCTGTTCGATGTCTTTGAGATTTCCCTCGTAATCTCCTGAAATCAAAATATTATGATGTGACAGATGATCGTAGCGCCCCTCGATCCCCAGATACATCATGAATGTCGAGCAACTGTATTGCTTGCGTGCCAGAATTCGGTTCGACCATTTCGGGCGATGTTTCTCGGGCACCAGCCGTTCCATGCTGCGGGCAAAATCGCCATTCACCACAATGGCTTTAGCCCGATACTCGCCCTTGGTTGTCTTGGCACCGACAGCCCGCGAACCCTCGAACAAGAGTTGCTGAACTGGCTCTCCGTAATGAAACTGCACTCCCATCGAATGGGCGATTTCTGCCATTTTGTCAGAGACAGCGCTGCATCCGCCGTAGGGATGAAATACCCCGTGCTCGTACTCCAGGAATGAGAGAATTGTAAAGAGGCTTGGGCAGCGGAACGGTGACATCCCGAGATATTTGCTCTGAAAAGAAAACGCGAGCCGAAGCCTTGAATCTGAGAAGTATCGCTTGAGATCGCCATCAACGGACGCCCAGGGCCTGACAATGGGAAGTAACTTGAGAAGTGGAAGAGCCAGGACATCTTTGAGCGAGTTAAAAGGGGATTCAAGAATCGGGCGGAACATTTCCAGCTTGTGTCGATTCTCATCGAGAAATCGTCGAAAGTTCCGAGCGTCCTGTGGATTGAATTCGGCCAATGCCTGCTCCATACGAGTGACGTCTGGCGTCGCATCGAGCTGGCCACCATTTCCGAAGAGGAGTCGATACTGAGGATCGAGCCGCTTCATGGGGACATCAGTCATCAAATCTCGACCAACAGCAGCAAAGATCTCGTGGAGAACTCGCGGGTAGAGGAAGAATGTGGGCCCGTAGTCAAAGCGATAGCCATCAGCATTCAGGGCTGATGTGCGACCACCAGCAACTTCGCGACGTTCGAGGACGCGTACTCGCTTTCCCCGGCTCGCCAGTAGCATGGCTGCCGCCAGACCACCGGGGCCACCACCGACAATGATGACATCACTCTCCACTCACAAACTCCTCATGGGGAAGACAGTTCAGGAAGGCTTCCCGGGTGATGTCCAGACTTTTGAATCTCTTTTCGAATTTTCGCTTGGAAACGCCGTCATAAGCGAAGAATTTCTCGATTCCCCGCCACTTAGTGAGAATTATGCACACTTGACGAAAATCGCCCAGTAGAAATTCTCACGGCACTCACCAGTAATCACGGCAAACCGTTCGAACAAAACCTCCGAATTGAGCATTCTGAGTGCGATCAGCATACTTCTCTGAGTGGAAATAAACACCCTGCTGAATGAGCTCGCTCGTCAACTTCTTTGAAGATCCCTCATGGCGCAACGTACTTTTGTCCAGAATTTCAACTCGCGTCTGCAATCCAGCCTGGTGATCTTCTCTTTCCTCTGGCTAAGCGTGGCGTTTTTCTGGCTCTACCGGGCAGTGACTCTTGCAGGACAGAAGATTGACTTTTTTGTCGCGATCTACCTCTTTTTAACGATCCTTTGCAGTTTAGTGGGTTTTGTTCTGGCGTTCATTGATAAGCGTCGGTCAGTACGAGATCGGCCTCGTATTTCAGAACAAACACTCCATGCCTTTTCCCTCGCCGGGGGCTGGCCGGGAACTTGTATCGGCAACTGGATTTTTCGCCACAAAACACAAAAGACCTCCTATCAGGCGATGTTCTGGCTGATTGTGTTGGGACACCTTTCAATCGTCTCTTATTGCCTTTATCTCACCTGGTGGCCAGCCAATTCTGAGGCAGCCAACATTTCCAAGCTTCCATCGACCAGCCTCCCTCGGATCAATCCTCAACCTCTTCCTCCACCGTCTGGTACAGCCGAGTGAATGTCCGCTTTTCCCATTCTTTCTGCAGCCCGCTGACTGATATCAGTTACGAATCGAGCTTCTTCGAGCTAGTATGGGGCTTGATCAAATTCCCTTGGCCGTGGCCACTTTGCCATTGAAGAAGACGCCTCATGATTTCGCAGGAACTCACCACTCAACTTGCCAAAGCCCCCACACCCGGCGATGTCTTCGAGCGGCTCATCGAACAACTGGAGGCTCAGAAATCCTGGCATCTTCTTTTCGATGCACTGCTCGCCCAATCAAAGCTCAAACTGGGTCTTGCCACTCTCAAACCCACATCGTTTGAAGATGTCCCTGCTGCTCTCAGGCCACAATTCGAGAAAGATTATGCGACAGCCGCCCGAGTGGTTGGTACAGCACTCCTCGGCCAGAAAGACATCACCGGAGCGTACCCCTACTTTCAGGCGATTCGCGATCTCGAACCTTTGACTGCTGCTTTGAAGGCGGTCCCCTTGCCTGTCACCTGGTCAGAAGAGGCGCAATCGCTCATTCAGTTAGCACTTTATCAAAAGGTGGCACCCGAACGCGGTGTCGAAATGATGCTCAAACTGCAGGGCACCTGCAGCACGATCACGGCACTCGACCAGATCTTTGCTGAACTTCCATCCGAAGCCCGCTCGCGCTGCGCTGTTCTCATGGTTCGCAATCTGCACCATGACCTGCTATCGAATCTCTCACGCGAAGTCCTGCAGAAGTCTCCGCTCGCCATGCCTCCCAAGACCATTCGTGAAGCGATTACTGGCCGCGACTGGCTCTTTGCAGAGTCAAACTACCATATCGACGTTTCTCACCTGCACAGTGTGGTGCGCTTTGCCCGTTCGATCATGAACAGCCCCGCCGATCTCGCATTGGCACGCGATCTTGCCGAATATGGATCGATGCTCGACCCTCAGTTGCAATACTCGGCTGAACCTCCTTTTGACGACTACTACGCAGCCCATCAGCAATTCTTTTCTGTGCTGCTCGAATCGACACCGGACGAACATCTCGCGTGGTTTCAGAAAAAACTTGATGCCGAGCCTGATGCTCCTGATCGCGCTTTGATTGCTTACGTGATGGTCGATCTCCTGGCTCGCCGGAAACTTCTCAAAGAAGCGATTCCCTTAGCGAGAACTCACTTGATTGGTGCCGACCCCCAGTTTCTGGCAGCTTTTTCTGAGTTGTGCCGGGATGCCGGCGAGTGGGGCGTGCTTGCCGAGGTTGCCGCTGAAGAGAATGAACCCGTTCTCTATGCTGCGGCTGTGGCTGCTCAATGCCATCAGCCAGCTAATCGTTCTGAGTAAAACATTTATCGATAGAACTTCGATTTCATTTCCACATTGAACGACAACTTGGGAGCACAGGCAAGATGAGACATGATGGTCGCCAGCCAGATGAACTGCGTCCGATTCGAATTCAGCGTCAGTTCACCAAAGTCGCCCCAGGCAGCGTGCTGATCTCGGCTGGTGACACAACTTTGCTCGTGACCGCCAGCATTGATGAAACCCTGCCTCCGTGGAAGGCCGCCGATCCTGCAGCTCAAAAAGGCTGGCTCACTGCCGAATACTGTATGCTCCCTGGCAGTACCTCTCCCCGTAAGCGCCGCGAACGCGAAAAGGTCGATGGCCGCTCGACTGAAATCCAAAGGCTCATTGGCCGCAGCTTGCGGGCCTGCGTTGATTTTGAAGCATTGGGGCCGCGCACGATTATGATCGACGTGGAAGTTCTGCAGGCCGATGGTGGCACCCGCACATTGGGTATTACCGGCGGCTACATTGCCCTGTGCGATGCGATTGCGACCTTAGGTGATAAGGTTTCGAAAGATCGCCCTGTACTGACCGCTTCGATTGCTGCAGTGAGCGTCGGGATTTCGAACGGCACACCGATCCTGGATCTGGACTATATCGAAGACAGCCAGGCAGAAGTCGATCTCAATGTGGTCATGACGGGTGCGGGCGAGTTTATCGAGATTCAAGGAACAGCCGAAGGCCGCTCGTTTACCCGCGAGCAGCTGGATCAACAGCTTTCACTGGCTGAGAAAGGCATTCGCCAACTCATGGAACTCCAGCGAGCGGCCTTGAAGGGCTGATTGCATTTGCCTCGGTTGCGAGTGCTGAGTTGGGAGTCTGTGCGTTCCGTAAGAACTTCATCGCACCTTACCTCAGAGGGAATAAAAAGTACCCACACCCGTCCTCTTTAAGCGACACTTATCAATCTGGGACTACAAAGTGTTCTTTATGTTTGATCGCATACAATGCCAGTAGGGCTTCCACATTTTCACTACATTCGAAGTAGCGATTATCCAACCCATCAACAACTTGATCTTTTTTACTGGTAAATGCGGCGAGCTGACGGTGCCGG from Planctopirus ephydatiae encodes:
- the crtI gene encoding phytoene desaturase family protein encodes the protein MESDVIIVGGGPGGLAAAMLLASRGKRVRVLERREVAGGRTSALNADGYRFDYGPTFFLYPRVLHEIFAAVGRDLMTDVPMKRLDPQYRLLFGNGGQLDATPDVTRMEQALAEFNPQDARNFRRFLDENRHKLEMFRPILESPFNSLKDVLALPLLKLLPIVRPWASVDGDLKRYFSDSRLRLAFSFQSKYLGMSPFRCPSLFTILSFLEYEHGVFHPYGGCSAVSDKMAEIAHSMGVQFHYGEPVQQLLFEGSRAVGAKTTKGEYRAKAIVVNGDFARSMERLVPEKHRPKWSNRILARKQYSCSTFMMYLGIEGRYDHLSHHNILISGDYEGNLKDIEQRHILSKDPSIYVQNASVTDDSLAPAGHSTLYVLVPVSHQHQNIQWPEQQAKFRAVVIEQLKSKFGLKDIESRIRYEKIVTPRNWDEDFEIYRGATFNLAHNLQQMLHLRPRNRFADIPGVYLVGGGTHPGSGLPVIYESARITSKLLLEDLGEQNVSFPAIDSPAQQAAQPIFADHTVTVEQVQMVESLATCRSHHEIHQLTSAPDSKTSIG
- a CDS encoding DUF1294 domain-containing protein, with the protein product MAQRTFVQNFNSRLQSSLVIFSFLWLSVAFFWLYRAVTLAGQKIDFFVAIYLFLTILCSLVGFVLAFIDKRRSVRDRPRISEQTLHAFSLAGGWPGTCIGNWIFRHKTQKTSYQAMFWLIVLGHLSIVSYCLYLTWWPANSEAANISKLPSTSLPRINPQPLPPPSGTAE
- the rph gene encoding ribonuclease PH, which gives rise to MRHDGRQPDELRPIRIQRQFTKVAPGSVLISAGDTTLLVTASIDETLPPWKAADPAAQKGWLTAEYCMLPGSTSPRKRREREKVDGRSTEIQRLIGRSLRACVDFEALGPRTIMIDVEVLQADGGTRTLGITGGYIALCDAIATLGDKVSKDRPVLTASIAAVSVGISNGTPILDLDYIEDSQAEVDLNVVMTGAGEFIEIQGTAEGRSFTREQLDQQLSLAEKGIRQLMELQRAALKG
- a CDS encoding aldehyde dehydrogenase family protein is translated as MALTDVMPQLRHAQQEWSRRSIAEKARIFRRFRHLLVSSQQEIIDTITIPQRQSLETLTAEILPLAEACQFLELMAGRALSPKKLSRRGQPLWMPGAKVWELRQPHGIVLVVGPSNYPLFLPGVQVLQGLMAGNGIILKPGRLAQPVSDLLKRLLVEAGLPDDLMYVTGESHAEVAEVLAQRPDFVVMTGSVAGGQAVLKLASEQLIPGTFELSGRDALYLLPDANFQLAAQCLAFGLMINGGATCMAPRRIYCPQGRLNELVNLFQQEVGLRGGSCAVDRVHAEPAMQTLEQTVAQGGQVLAGSWSQEKDWQPVLLGNLAADAAVLHSDLFVPVATVFEYQSIEELLAEDRKSDHALSASIFGGAEKAMHLARQLSTGCVVINDLIAPTADPRVAFGGNRSSGYGRTRGIAGLMELTTLQVIVSPQGRWKPHLGVKVSENLLSGLASWCHGAGATAREGLWQLLKNLWSR